The following are from one region of the Balaenoptera acutorostrata chromosome 18, mBalAcu1.1, whole genome shotgun sequence genome:
- the LOC103000203 gene encoding peptidyl-prolyl cis-trans isomerase A-like yields the protein MVNPTVFFDIAFDGEPLGHVSFELFADKVPKTAENFRALSTGEKGFGYKGSCFHRIIPGFMCQGGDVTHHNGTGGKSIYGEKFGDENFLLKHTGPGILSVAHAGPNTNGSQFFICTAKTEWLDGKHVVFGKVKEGMNIVEAMERFGSRNGKTSKKITTADCGQI from the coding sequence ATGGTCAACCCTACGGTGTTCTTTGACATCGCCTTCGACGGTGAGCCCTTGGGCCATGTCTCCTTCGAGCTGTTTGCAGACAAAGTTCCAAAGACAGCAGAAAACTTTCGTGCTCTGAGCACTGGGGAGAAAGGCTTTGGTTATAAAGGTTCCTGCTTTCACAGAATAATTCCGGGATTTATGTGCCAGGGTGGTGACGTCACACACCATAATGGCACTGGTGGCAAGTCCATCTATGGGGAGAAATTTGGTGATGAGAATTTCCTTCTGAAGCATACGGGTCCTGGCATCTTGTCCGTGGCACATGCTGGCCCCAACACAAACGGTTCCCAGTTTTTCATCTGCACTGCCAAGACTGAGTGGTTGGATGGCAAGCATGTGGTCTTTGGCAAGGTGAAAGAGGGCATGAATATTGTGGAAGCCATGGAACGCTTTGGGTCCAGGAATGGCAAGACCAGCAAGAAGATCACCACTGCTGACTGTGGACAAATCTAA